One genomic segment of Nocardioides cavernaquae includes these proteins:
- a CDS encoding FAD-binding oxidoreductase: MSAPVGWDRHRDGVARLLRSYAAIPPDAPVRLRKRTSNLFRARDATRAPGLDVSGLGGVIEVDQIGGVAEVQGMCTYEHLVSATLAEGFVPLVVPQLRTITLGGAVTGLGIEATSFRNGLPHESVLEMDVLTGAGEVLTTRPGDELFDAFPNSYGSLGYATRLRIELEPAPRYAALRHLRFDDLELLTKTVHEIVETASWDAEPVHGLDGVVFSPHEAVLTLARWADDPQGVEPSDYTGKSVFYRSLQERDTDLLTMHDYLWRWDTDWFWCSRAFGAQNPVARAVWPRRLRRSDVYHRMMALDRRFGIAARLDARAGRPEAERVVQDVEVPLERLAEFLFWFDAEVGMRPVWLCPLRLRRAEGPGGDDTRAGRPWPTYPLEPHTTYVNVGFWGAVAVGPTAPEAPLNRAIEAKVADLDGHKSLYSEAFYDRETFDRLYDGPHLAAVKARHDPDDRLTSLYDKAVHRR, from the coding sequence GTGAGCGCTCCGGTTGGCTGGGACCGGCACCGGGACGGGGTCGCGCGACTGCTCAGGTCATACGCGGCAATTCCGCCCGATGCGCCGGTTCGCCTGCGCAAGCGCACCTCGAACCTGTTCCGTGCTCGTGACGCAACCCGAGCACCCGGGCTGGACGTCTCCGGTCTGGGTGGCGTCATCGAGGTGGATCAGATCGGTGGCGTCGCCGAGGTCCAGGGCATGTGCACCTACGAGCACCTGGTCTCGGCGACGCTGGCCGAAGGATTCGTTCCGCTCGTGGTTCCCCAGCTGCGGACCATCACGCTCGGTGGCGCGGTGACCGGCCTCGGCATCGAGGCGACCAGCTTCCGCAACGGACTCCCGCACGAGAGCGTGCTCGAGATGGACGTGCTGACCGGCGCCGGCGAGGTCCTGACGACGCGTCCGGGCGACGAGCTCTTCGATGCGTTCCCCAACTCCTACGGCTCACTCGGCTACGCGACACGGCTGCGCATCGAGCTCGAGCCGGCGCCCCGCTACGCCGCCCTGCGTCACCTCCGCTTCGATGATCTCGAGCTGCTCACCAAGACGGTGCACGAGATCGTCGAGACGGCGAGCTGGGACGCCGAGCCGGTGCACGGACTCGACGGGGTGGTGTTCAGCCCGCACGAGGCGGTCCTGACGCTGGCCCGTTGGGCTGACGATCCTCAAGGCGTGGAGCCGTCCGACTACACGGGGAAGTCGGTCTTCTACCGCTCGCTGCAGGAGCGCGACACCGATCTGCTGACCATGCACGACTACCTCTGGCGCTGGGACACCGACTGGTTCTGGTGCAGCCGGGCGTTCGGCGCACAGAACCCGGTCGCCCGGGCGGTCTGGCCGCGGCGACTGCGCCGGTCGGACGTCTACCACCGGATGATGGCGCTGGACCGCAGGTTCGGCATCGCAGCGCGCCTCGACGCCCGTGCGGGCCGCCCGGAAGCCGAGCGGGTGGTGCAGGACGTCGAGGTGCCCCTCGAGCGGCTGGCCGAGTTCCTGTTCTGGTTCGACGCTGAGGTCGGCATGCGACCGGTGTGGCTCTGCCCGCTGCGACTCCGCCGCGCGGAGGGCCCCGGTGGGGACGACACCAGAGCCGGGCGTCCCTGGCCGACGTACCCGCTCGAGCCGCACACCACCTATGTGAACGTCGGGTTCTGGGGCGCCGTCGCCGTCGGGCCCACAGCTCCCGAGGCACCCCTGAACCGTGCCATCGAGGCCAAGGTCGCCGACCTCGACGGGCACAAGAGCCTCTACAGCGAGGCGTTCTACGACCGCGAGACGTTCGACCGGCTCTACGACGGACCGCACCTGGCCGCGGTCAAGGCCAGGCACGATCCCGATGATCGACTGACCTCCCTCTACGACAAGGCGGTGCATCGCAGATGA
- a CDS encoding cytidine deaminase, whose translation MADPITPEPKARALSAEDNKLVVLARATRARTRAAEGAAVRDTDGRTYAAATVDLPSLQLSAVQVCIGMAVASGSAGLEAVVVLGDAEALTEPDAAAISDFAGDDVVVHLADPAGKLRA comes from the coding sequence ATGGCTGACCCGATCACCCCGGAACCGAAGGCCCGAGCCCTGAGCGCGGAGGACAACAAGCTCGTCGTGCTCGCCCGCGCGACGCGCGCCCGCACGCGTGCCGCCGAGGGCGCAGCCGTCCGCGACACCGACGGGCGGACCTATGCCGCGGCGACCGTCGACCTGCCGTCGCTGCAGCTGTCGGCTGTCCAGGTCTGCATCGGCATGGCCGTCGCCTCCGGCTCGGCCGGTCTGGAAGCGGTGGTGGTCCTGGGCGACGCCGAAGCACTGACCGAACCCGATGCTGCCGCGATCAGCGACTTCGCCGGCGACGACGTCGTCGTGCACCTCGCCGACCCGGCCGGCAAGCTCCGCGCCTGA